A stretch of Chloracidobacterium validum DNA encodes these proteins:
- a CDS encoding hydroxymethylglutaryl-CoA reductase, with the protein MASVRVPYSKEDDYADDIIRQRQELVQQRTGEPLQHINRYSFDPHVCRGNIESFIGVAQVPIGLAGPILIHGEHAQGEFLVPMATSEGTLVASYNRGMKALTMAGGVLCTVSADQMQRAPVFIFQNARDARDFADWLRENFDQVKAAAESTTRIGKLLNIEFYQSNKFLYTRFNYSTGDAAGQNMVGRATYAACQWIVQNQGKVVRWFLESNFATDKKASQINSIMTRGKRVTAEATIPGDLLRQVMRTSPESLHYHFQVQSIGGFMSGVNNNGAHSANGVTAMFIATGQDVANVSESSAGILYCERTPEDALYLSMTIPSLIVATYGGGTGLPTQKECLKLLGCDGPGNVNKLAEIVAAVVLAGELSLASAISSHDWVSSHEQYGRNR; encoded by the coding sequence ATGGCTTCTGTGCGTGTCCCGTACAGTAAAGAAGATGACTATGCTGATGACATCATTCGTCAGCGGCAGGAACTGGTGCAGCAGCGGACTGGTGAGCCGCTCCAACACATCAACCGCTATTCGTTTGACCCACATGTGTGCCGGGGCAACATAGAAAGCTTCATCGGTGTCGCGCAGGTTCCAATTGGGTTGGCCGGGCCGATTCTCATCCACGGGGAACACGCCCAAGGGGAGTTTCTGGTGCCCATGGCGACTTCGGAAGGCACGCTCGTGGCGAGCTACAATCGGGGCATGAAGGCGCTCACAATGGCGGGCGGGGTGCTCTGCACGGTCTCTGCCGACCAAATGCAACGCGCCCCAGTGTTCATTTTCCAAAATGCCCGCGACGCCCGTGACTTCGCTGACTGGTTGCGAGAAAACTTTGACCAAGTCAAAGCGGCCGCCGAGTCCACCACCCGAATTGGCAAGCTGCTCAATATCGAGTTCTACCAGTCGAACAAGTTTCTCTACACGCGCTTCAACTACTCAACCGGCGATGCCGCCGGCCAGAACATGGTGGGACGGGCAACCTACGCCGCCTGCCAGTGGATTGTGCAAAACCAGGGGAAAGTCGTCCGCTGGTTTTTGGAGTCGAACTTTGCCACTGACAAAAAAGCGTCACAAATCAACAGCATCATGACCCGCGGCAAGCGCGTCACGGCCGAAGCCACCATTCCCGGTGACTTGCTCCGGCAGGTGATGCGCACCTCGCCGGAGTCGCTGCACTACCACTTCCAGGTGCAGTCCATCGGTGGCTTCATGTCGGGCGTCAACAACAACGGCGCACATTCGGCCAATGGCGTGACGGCGATGTTCATTGCGACCGGACAGGACGTGGCCAATGTGTCCGAGTCGTCGGCCGGGATTCTCTACTGCGAGCGTACCCCGGAAGACGCGCTCTATCTTTCGATGACGATTCCATCGCTCATCGTGGCGACCTATGGGGGCGGCACCGGGCTGCCGACTCAGAAAGAATGCCTGAAGTTGCTTGGCTGCGATGGGCCGGGTAATGTCAACAAGCTCGCTGAAATCGTGGCGGCGGTCGTCCTGGCCGGTGAACTCTCGCTCGCTTCGGCCATTAGCTCGCATGACTGGGTATCGAGCCATGAACAGTACGGGCGTAACCGATAG
- a CDS encoding hotdog fold thioesterase — MNEQSLAVFPSDAAPANLSSARTGLAAHLGIEFTEASPTFLRARMPVDERTKQPFGLLHGGASVALAETLGSVASHLVSPERMIVGLEINANHIRAARDGYVHGTVTALHIGSSTHVWDIKIRDDDGRLVCVSRLTIAVLNRPTPPPMV; from the coding sequence ATGAATGAACAATCATTGGCCGTCTTTCCTTCCGACGCTGCCCCCGCCAATCTGTCCTCGGCGCGCACCGGACTGGCAGCCCACCTAGGAATCGAGTTTACGGAAGCGTCGCCGACGTTTCTGCGGGCGCGCATGCCGGTTGATGAGCGAACGAAACAACCCTTCGGCCTGCTTCACGGCGGGGCCTCGGTCGCCCTGGCGGAAACACTCGGCAGCGTGGCTTCCCACCTTGTCTCACCAGAGCGAATGATCGTTGGGCTGGAAATCAACGCGAACCACATTCGCGCCGCGCGGGACGGCTACGTTCACGGGACGGTGACGGCACTGCATATTGGTTCGAGTACGCACGTCTGGGACATCAAAATCCGTGACGATGATGGACGGCTCGTCTGTGTCAGCCGGCTCACGATAGCCGTTCTCAATCGCCCGACGCCCCCGCCGATGGTCTGA